Proteins from one Pontibacter korlensis genomic window:
- a CDS encoding S8 family serine peptidase produces the protein MGEASYSKSQRSFSFPDYWPDRLFIKLKEGQNGKLQTFETRGKDPKVKDGGKLSSMLLGHQATSVAELPRIQKGERDQKAYQVMLENSGNLQLLMQELEALPEVEYVERVPYYVALQSPNDPEYLTNKQYALHKTKAAEAFGIHTGSSKTLLAIVDDAVLISHPDLATNVNIAKSYDVADNDDDPRPPSSGANKAGVGNFSHGTHCAGIAGAVTNNGVGVAAISNNKVSIIGVKCTRDSAPTSRAIEYAAEGIIYAVNQGARVISMSFGGGGYSQTIQNIINEATANGVVFVAAAGNSNTEVKMYPAAYDNVIAVASTDANDLKSSFSNYGSWVDISAPGSGILSTVTAPDGISGAYTFYSGTSMACPMVASQIALMLSENPSLTPQAVTQLLKSTADPIDNIPNQSPLWAGKLGAGRINAFRAIQAIKGIANTVAPTAITNLQVVRAGQAELEVQWTAPGADGSAASLYDIRYSTEPITVANFEEATKLKNNIFPDQPGRIQKLVVQGLVPSTTYYFAIVSKSFYGNSSPISNVVSSSTLAAPFIHITPNFYNLGLDRTNSSTISRSFTLTNQGTARLNYNAALVPVAGNNVSAYDKQQPTADDAVGLGGSGFITAVKFTAGAKGFSLTHVQNFLNSSTTTASLPIGIRILKGGTNPANATLISSETFTRAVPAGGRLFNFQLQTPRQFAPGETFWVAFVLPNGLDYPQGFDVVDYMPNTFYVSTNNGSSYEDAQTLASFLAKSAFKVRVANANWISLEPVSGYLEPGQRADVHMAFDVTNVPDGVYHTNVSFASNDPFNPVMDRPVTLTVRGGQAKLAMEPKEISFGTLFVGASHTVSLVVANTGAATMTIKAETLNSEAFAATDFIVKLQSTISLAPGSRKEIPVTFTPSRKGVLNGSITLSTNGPAASTVTVPVVANVVSAPAAIVTPPFMYFELEPKGETTATEAVSIQNNGEAELSYALQALVDPLSTISYDANRNPDSYLGFGSQYPYIHTALRFDVKTATFNLTHLQNFIRTEVAGDKTMSLKVYKGGNSPTAGTLLLEQNFEAPASAVGGALVTLPLQHPKQFKQGDVIWVVFYYSGINQPQGYHTNTPNPGRNFYSPDGSSWSSLESAGGSFVSSTYLIRALEMPQWLNVSPGTGQVAGGESLQNEITVNAAGLKKGKYKGKIQVMTNDPNQPLTTVEVSLQVEDFPAADFSANITEVIPGETVTFLNLSKNADVFEWEFEGGEPASSTLKSPDVVYSTPGKYKVSLKAKSTQTERVSEALVKEDYIVVQNTLCHNLNYPFKGIESLTTTDDGYITGNNKQGDKAKANYFNFDRPDAYVTGVEVKFGFAAAVSPDATITVAVWDVDASSGEPRSILASKEVKLADVAADVATGHVTDVVFDTPVRLTGSFFAGVLLNTEGGNSVAIVHNDNSEPSPGTAWTQDSQNNWASFGTVRPGMANIALYIQPAVTQTLTPLAANFTISSESVCVGQQVQLDASSTVGAVRYEWLLEGAVTTTSTAVNPVAVYAAAGTYKVTLKAYDSCSGVIVTTKEINVQVLPDDAVTIAGSATLCEGEKVTLSAMAGDGLTYRWSNGATTRSIEVSTPGEYTVTVTNAANCTTTSKAVVIKVNPLPAARIAADGSTILCEGEKVGLSAPAGDGYTYLWSNGATTRTIETGTAGNYTVTVTNNNGCATASEAVVVSVNALPVAHITASGPVTFCQGNTVVLTASEGNSYLWSNGATTRAITVAESGSYTVSVTNSDGCAATSPEVRVTVNPLPDKPWVYRDDITLTSGAATGNQWFRNNIAIPGATGSVYEAVEPGVYQVLVTNASGCSSEMSEEIKVTEVELVTSLKVYPNPGNGLLHITFTGLKPDIVNVRILDMTGKVIYEGKKSMLDDRELQVDISTAAAGVYMLQVQCKTSNYSQRVIVQQ, from the coding sequence GTGGGAGAAGCATCATATAGTAAAAGCCAGAGGAGTTTTAGTTTTCCGGATTATTGGCCAGACAGGCTTTTTATAAAGCTAAAAGAGGGACAAAATGGAAAGCTGCAGACTTTTGAAACCAGAGGAAAGGATCCTAAAGTAAAAGATGGTGGTAAACTTAGTAGTATGCTGTTAGGCCATCAGGCGACTTCAGTAGCTGAACTTCCACGAATCCAAAAAGGGGAGAGGGACCAGAAAGCCTATCAGGTGATGTTGGAAAACAGCGGCAATCTGCAACTGCTGATGCAAGAGTTAGAAGCATTACCTGAGGTAGAGTATGTTGAACGTGTCCCATATTACGTGGCACTGCAGTCGCCTAATGACCCGGAGTATCTTACGAATAAACAGTATGCTCTGCACAAGACAAAAGCTGCGGAAGCTTTTGGTATCCACACCGGTAGCTCCAAGACTTTGCTGGCCATTGTGGATGATGCCGTTCTGATTTCACACCCGGACTTAGCTACCAACGTTAACATAGCTAAAAGTTACGATGTGGCGGATAACGATGATGACCCAAGGCCGCCATCATCAGGTGCAAACAAAGCTGGGGTTGGCAACTTTTCACACGGGACCCATTGTGCCGGTATTGCCGGCGCAGTTACAAACAATGGAGTGGGAGTTGCGGCTATCAGTAACAATAAAGTAAGTATCATAGGTGTAAAATGCACCCGCGATTCTGCCCCAACTTCCCGAGCGATTGAATATGCAGCCGAAGGTATTATCTATGCTGTCAACCAGGGAGCAAGAGTTATTAGTATGTCGTTTGGCGGCGGAGGCTATAGCCAGACGATACAGAATATTATTAACGAAGCAACAGCCAACGGGGTAGTGTTTGTGGCTGCAGCCGGAAATTCTAATACAGAGGTTAAAATGTATCCAGCTGCTTACGATAATGTGATAGCGGTTGCCAGTACAGATGCCAACGATCTGAAAAGCAGCTTCTCCAACTACGGCAGCTGGGTGGATATATCGGCTCCTGGCTCAGGTATTCTAAGTACTGTAACCGCTCCAGATGGTATAAGTGGTGCTTATACTTTTTACAGCGGTACATCCATGGCCTGCCCAATGGTTGCCAGTCAAATTGCTTTGATGCTGTCTGAAAACCCTAGCCTGACACCCCAAGCTGTTACGCAACTTCTGAAAAGCACAGCAGATCCTATCGATAACATCCCAAACCAGTCCCCCTTGTGGGCCGGTAAACTGGGTGCTGGTCGCATCAACGCATTCCGTGCGATACAGGCCATAAAAGGTATAGCTAACACAGTAGCCCCAACAGCCATAACTAATCTGCAGGTGGTCCGGGCCGGGCAGGCTGAGTTAGAAGTACAATGGACAGCACCTGGTGCTGATGGCTCTGCTGCCTCCTTATACGACATCAGGTATTCCACGGAGCCAATCACAGTGGCTAACTTTGAGGAAGCTACAAAATTAAAAAATAACATTTTTCCGGATCAGCCTGGGCGAATACAAAAGCTTGTAGTACAAGGACTGGTGCCTAGCACTACATATTATTTTGCCATAGTATCTAAATCATTTTATGGGAATTCCTCGCCCATTTCAAATGTGGTAAGTTCTTCAACACTGGCTGCACCATTTATACATATAACCCCAAACTTTTATAACCTTGGCTTGGATCGCACCAACAGTAGTACCATCTCCAGGAGTTTTACCCTTACCAATCAAGGAACAGCTCGTCTGAACTACAACGCCGCTCTGGTGCCTGTTGCCGGAAATAATGTCTCTGCTTATGATAAGCAGCAGCCAACAGCCGATGACGCTGTTGGCCTTGGAGGCAGTGGCTTTATTACTGCTGTAAAATTCACAGCGGGAGCAAAGGGATTTAGCCTTACACACGTTCAGAATTTTTTGAACAGCAGTACTACAACCGCGAGCCTTCCTATTGGTATCCGCATCCTGAAGGGGGGGACAAACCCGGCAAATGCCACGTTAATATCTTCTGAAACCTTTACCAGGGCTGTACCGGCAGGTGGCAGACTTTTTAACTTTCAGCTGCAGACACCACGGCAGTTCGCACCCGGCGAAACATTCTGGGTAGCGTTTGTTTTGCCCAATGGGTTGGATTATCCCCAAGGGTTTGATGTTGTAGACTATATGCCAAATACGTTCTACGTGAGTACAAACAACGGAAGCAGTTATGAAGATGCACAGACGTTAGCCTCGTTTCTGGCGAAGTCTGCCTTCAAGGTACGCGTTGCCAATGCGAACTGGATATCCCTGGAACCGGTGTCAGGTTACTTGGAGCCTGGGCAGAGAGCAGATGTTCACATGGCTTTTGATGTAACCAACGTGCCTGATGGTGTTTATCACACGAACGTTTCCTTTGCAAGCAATGATCCGTTCAACCCGGTCATGGACAGACCCGTGACTTTAACGGTTAGGGGTGGTCAGGCCAAACTTGCGATGGAACCGAAGGAAATAAGCTTTGGAACCCTTTTTGTTGGTGCCAGCCATACCGTTTCGCTTGTTGTTGCCAATACTGGGGCAGCCACCATGACCATCAAAGCAGAAACGTTGAATTCAGAAGCTTTTGCAGCGACAGATTTCATAGTTAAGCTGCAATCGACTATTTCCCTTGCACCTGGCAGCCGGAAAGAGATACCTGTCACATTTACGCCGTCCCGAAAAGGTGTATTGAACGGATCGATCACTTTAAGCACCAATGGTCCTGCGGCCAGTACTGTAACTGTTCCTGTTGTGGCGAATGTCGTTTCGGCGCCGGCTGCCATTGTAACACCTCCATTTATGTACTTTGAGCTGGAGCCTAAGGGCGAAACCACGGCAACAGAGGCGGTGAGTATTCAAAATAATGGTGAAGCTGAGCTGAGTTATGCACTGCAGGCGCTTGTCGATCCACTCTCTACAATTAGCTATGACGCCAATCGAAATCCGGACAGTTACCTGGGATTTGGCTCACAGTATCCTTACATCCATACAGCCCTTAGGTTTGATGTAAAGACAGCCACTTTTAACCTGACACATCTACAGAATTTTATACGCACGGAGGTTGCCGGTGACAAGACTATGAGCCTGAAGGTTTACAAAGGAGGGAATTCGCCAACAGCGGGCACCTTGCTTTTAGAGCAAAATTTTGAAGCACCAGCTTCAGCTGTCGGTGGAGCCTTGGTTACGCTACCGCTACAGCATCCTAAGCAGTTTAAGCAGGGAGACGTAATCTGGGTTGTATTTTATTACAGCGGTATCAACCAACCTCAGGGATATCATACCAATACACCTAATCCGGGGCGTAACTTTTACAGTCCCGATGGTTCAAGCTGGAGTTCACTGGAAAGTGCGGGTGGAAGTTTTGTATCCAGTACCTATCTCATCAGAGCTCTGGAAATGCCACAATGGCTAAATGTGTCTCCAGGCACTGGCCAGGTAGCTGGGGGGGAGAGCCTACAAAATGAAATTACAGTTAATGCAGCCGGTCTAAAGAAAGGCAAGTATAAAGGTAAGATTCAGGTCATGACCAATGATCCGAATCAGCCGCTGACCACTGTAGAGGTAAGCCTGCAAGTGGAAGATTTTCCGGCGGCTGATTTTTCCGCCAATATTACAGAGGTTATACCAGGAGAAACAGTCACATTCCTGAACTTATCTAAAAATGCAGATGTGTTCGAATGGGAATTTGAAGGAGGGGAGCCCGCTTCATCTACCCTGAAATCTCCTGATGTAGTTTATAGCACGCCTGGTAAGTATAAGGTATCGTTAAAAGCTAAAAGCACCCAAACTGAAAGGGTATCAGAGGCCTTGGTTAAAGAAGACTATATTGTTGTTCAAAATACGTTGTGCCACAACTTGAACTATCCCTTCAAAGGAATTGAGTCACTGACCACCACTGATGATGGATACATTACGGGGAATAATAAGCAAGGCGACAAAGCTAAAGCTAACTACTTTAACTTTGATCGTCCAGATGCATATGTTACAGGTGTTGAGGTCAAATTTGGCTTCGCTGCTGCTGTCAGTCCAGATGCAACGATAACAGTAGCTGTCTGGGATGTTGATGCAAGCAGTGGTGAACCCCGTAGCATATTGGCTTCAAAAGAGGTGAAATTGGCTGACGTTGCAGCCGATGTAGCTACCGGGCATGTGACCGATGTAGTGTTCGATACACCAGTACGGCTGACAGGTAGTTTCTTTGCAGGTGTTTTGCTGAACACAGAAGGGGGCAACTCTGTGGCCATTGTGCACAATGACAATAGCGAGCCTTCGCCTGGTACAGCGTGGACTCAGGACAGTCAGAATAACTGGGCCTCTTTTGGAACTGTACGGCCAGGCATGGCCAATATAGCCCTGTACATTCAACCTGCCGTTACACAAACTCTTACTCCTCTGGCAGCAAACTTCACGATAAGTTCTGAGTCTGTGTGTGTTGGTCAGCAGGTGCAGTTAGATGCCTCTTCTACCGTTGGGGCTGTCCGTTACGAATGGCTCTTAGAAGGTGCTGTTACCACAACCTCTACAGCGGTTAATCCTGTGGCTGTTTATGCTGCAGCAGGGACTTATAAGGTAACTTTGAAAGCCTATGACAGCTGCAGCGGTGTTATTGTTACCACCAAAGAAATTAATGTACAGGTCCTGCCTGATGATGCTGTTACTATAGCTGGCTCAGCAACCCTCTGTGAGGGAGAGAAGGTTACATTATCGGCAATGGCGGGTGACGGTTTGACTTACAGATGGTCAAATGGCGCCACTACCCGTTCCATTGAAGTAAGCACTCCCGGGGAGTACACCGTTACAGTTACGAATGCTGCAAACTGTACAACCACATCCAAGGCTGTAGTAATAAAGGTTAATCCATTACCGGCAGCCCGTATTGCTGCGGATGGTTCTACAATTTTGTGTGAAGGCGAAAAGGTTGGGCTAAGCGCCCCTGCCGGGGACGGGTATACTTACCTCTGGTCAAACGGAGCTACTACACGCACGATTGAAACGGGTACTGCCGGAAATTATACTGTTACAGTTACTAACAACAACGGTTGTGCTACTGCTTCCGAGGCGGTAGTAGTAAGCGTTAATGCCTTACCGGTAGCACACATTACTGCCAGTGGTCCCGTAACTTTCTGCCAAGGCAACACTGTGGTTTTAACAGCCTCAGAAGGTAACAGTTACCTGTGGTCTAATGGTGCTACAACACGTGCTATCACTGTTGCTGAAAGTGGCAGCTATACTGTTAGTGTAACGAATAGCGATGGTTGTGCTGCAACTTCCCCAGAAGTACGAGTAACTGTAAATCCATTGCCAGATAAGCCATGGGTGTATCGTGATGATATCACTCTTACTTCCGGTGCGGCTACTGGTAACCAATGGTTCCGAAATAACATTGCCATACCTGGAGCTACTGGTTCTGTTTATGAAGCTGTGGAACCTGGGGTTTATCAGGTTTTGGTTACCAACGCTAGCGGCTGCTCTTCTGAAATGTCGGAAGAAATCAAAGTGACAGAGGTGGAGTTGGTGACCAGTTTGAAAGTATATCCTAACCCAGGAAATGGTCTTCTCCATATTACCTTTACCGGTTTAAAACCGGACATAGTGAACGTGCGCATCTTGGATATGACTGGGAAAGTAATTTACGAAGGTAAAAAGAGCATGTTAGATGATCGTGAACTCCAAGTTGATATATCAACTGCTGCTGCCGGTGTTTATATGCTGCAGGTTCAGTGCAAAACCAGCAATTACAGTCAAAGAGTAATAGTTCAACAGTAA